From Ascaphus truei isolate aAscTru1 chromosome 20, aAscTru1.hap1, whole genome shotgun sequence, one genomic window encodes:
- the LOC142470976 gene encoding olfactory receptor 6B1-like, whose protein sequence is MLGKNQTIVTEFLLLGFQNLSSFKIILFTVFLMTYIMTLSSNFLIIILVSVNHILHSPMYFFLAHLSLSDILLTTVIVPKMLHLIWGEGGTMSVACCISQLHFFGCSGATECFILTVMSYDRYLAISHPLHYTTIMDFKLCLQLAIWSWFLGFVLTLIIIIPISQLQFCCPNVIDHFFCEFAALLKDSCSDTSFIEIEDFVLTVPVGFLPFTFIIVTYVCISLSILRIPSTTGRQKAFSTCSSHIMVVCTYYGTLITIYCVPSIGHSFNINKVLSLLYMVVTPFFNPIIYSLRNQEIRAALRRMFHNKTVYLDERRRRQLNL, encoded by the coding sequence ATGCTTGGGAAGAATCAAACCATAGTCACAGAATTCCTGCTTCTTGGATTCCAGAACCTTTCCAGCTTCAAGATTATACTCTTCACTGTGTTCCTCATGACTTACATTATGACCTTAAGTAGTAATTTCCTGATCATAATATTGGTGTCAGTCAATCACATACTCCACTCTCCCATGTACTTCTTCCTGGCCCACTTGTCCTTATCTGATATCCTGCTCACCACGGTTATTGTCCCAAAAATGCTACACCTCATATGGGGAGAAGGTGGCACCATGTCTGTTGCTTGCTGCATTAGTCAACTTCATTTTTTTGGTTGCTCTGGGGCTACAGAGTGTTTCATTCTCACAGTGATGTCCTACGACCGATACCTGGCAATCAGTCACCCGTTGCATTACACCACCATTATGGATTTCAAGCTTTGCCTCCAGCTGGCGATCTGGTCTTGGTTCCTTGGATTTGTGTTGACTTTAATCATAATTATTCCGATCAGTCAGTTACAGTTCTGTTGCCCTAATGTCATTGACCATTTCTTCTGTGAATTTGCTGCTCTTCTTAAAGACTCTTGCTCGGACACCTCCTTTATAGAAATTGAAGACTTTGTGCTAACTGTCCCCGTAGGTTTTTTACCATTTACTTTCATCATTGTGACCTACGtatgtatctccctctccatcctcaggatcccctccaccactgggagacaGAAAGCCTTCTCCACTTGCAGCTCTCACATCATGGTGGTTTGCACATATTATGGGACACTGATTACTATTTACTGTGTTCCATCCATAGGCCACTCATTTAACATAAACAAGGTCCTATCTCTGCTGTACATGGTGGTGACTCCATTCTTCAACCCAATCATATACAGCCTGAGGAACCAGGAGATCAGAGCAGCTCTGAGGAGAATGTTTCACAATAAAACAGTCTACTTGGATGAAAGGAGAAGGCGGCAACTCAACCTATGA